TCGCGGCGAGCAGGAGGTCCATGGCCGGAAGCACCCTGTTGCACCCGGCACCCTGGTCTTGGTGGGACCGGATGTTCCCCACGCCTTCCACCGGACCACGCCACGCGCCCCCCTCTGCCTGGTGATGGACTACCGCGACCCCCGGGGCGAGACCGCGGTGGTGAGACTTCCGGCGCTGATGATGCGGGAAATCCGCGACGGCCTGCACCACCTCGCCGGCCTGAGGCAAAATGCCGATACGGCGGTCGAGAGCGCGGGTTGGGCGCTGGTCTTGCTGGGCAAACTCCGGGTCCTGTCCCAAAACGGATCCCGCCTCCCTCCCCGGGGCGGCATCCGGGCCCGGTTGGAAAAGCGGCTGGCCGAGCCCGGGTCCTGGGCCCTGCCCATCGCCGTGCTGGCCCGCCAGTGCGGCTACCAGCAGGATTATCTCAACCGGAAAGTTAAAGAGGAAACCGGCCTGACCTTGAACCAATACCGGGCCCGGGTCCGCCTGGACCGAGCCCGGGCGGTTCTGGCCGCCGGGGGACGGAGCGCGGCGGCGGCGGAAGCGGCGGGGTTCGATGACGCCAACTACTTCACACGCTGGTTCCGCCAGCAGACCGGGACCCCGCCCGCCACCTGGCGGCGGAAGGTTTCCGAAAGCGGAAGGGCGGCAGTTGCAGCCGCCCCGCGGCCCGTCTAAGATAGCCGCGTGATCCACGCAGAACGGGCCCGCCTCGAGGCCGATGCCGCGCGACGGGAAAACTGGAAACGCTGGGGTCCCTACCTGGCCGAACGACAATGGGGCACCGTGCGCGAGGATTATTCCGCCGACGGCAACGCCTGGAGTTCATTCCCCCACGAACACGCCCGCAGCCGCGCCTACCGCTGGGGCGAGGACGGGCTGCTCGGCTGGACCGACCGGCAATGCCGGGCCTGCTTCGCCCTGGCCCTGTGGAACGGAAAAGATCCCATCCTCAAGGAACGCCTCTTCGGCCTCTCCGGGCCAGAGGGCAACCACGGGGAGGACGTGAAGGAGTGTTACCATTATCTGCGCGGCCTCCCCTCGCACGCCTATCAATCCGCCGTCTACAAATACCCGCAGGCCGAATTTCCCTACGACCAGCTCCGGGAGGCCGGCCAGAAGCGGAGCAGACAGGAACCGGAGTTCGACCTCGAACACACCGGCATCTTCGATGAAGGCCGCACGTTCGACATCCGCATCGAATACGCCAAGCGCACACCCGACGACACCCTGATCCGCATCACGGCAACCAACCACGGTCCGGAATCCGCCCCCCTCCACCTGTTGCCAACCCTGTGGTTCCGCAACAGCTGGTCCTGGGGCTGCGAACACGAGGGCTGTGAGATCAAGCCATCGCTCCGTCTCACTGGAGCGACACGGGTGGAAGCCCGCCACGCCACGCTGGAAGATTTCCACTGGCACATCGAAGCATCTGCCGCGACCGGACGTCCCCGGTGGTTGTTCACGGAAAACGAAACCAACACGACCCGCCTTTACGGTCTGCCCGAGTCCACCCCGCTGACCAAGGATGCCTTCCACGACGCGGTCATCCACGGCAAAAAAGCCCTCTGCCACACCGAACCCCGCGGGACCAAAGCGGCGGCATGGTACACATGGGAACTGGCGCCCGGGGAAAGCCGAACGCTCACCTGCCGCATCGTCACCACCGGCCGCGAAGGCGGATTCGAAGGACTCCAGGATGCGGACGATGTCTTCGAGATCCGCCGCGCGGAGTGCGAGTCCTTTTACGACATGGTCCTGCCGTCCACGCTGGGCGAAGACGAGCAGGAGGTGGCGCGCCAGGCTTACGCCGGGCTCCTCTGGAGCAAGCAGTTCTACCATTATGTGGTGGAGAGCTGGTTGAAAGGAGATCCCGCCCAGCCGCCTCCGCCCCCGGGACACGGCACCCACCGCAATGCCGACTGGCCGCACTTTTTCGCCCGCGATGTCCTCTCCATGCCGGACAAATGGGAGTATCCCTGGTTCGCCGCCTGGGATCTGGCCTTCCACATGATCCCTTTCGCCGAAATCGATCCCGACTTTGCCAAGGGCCAGCTCCTGCTGCTGTTGCGCGAATGGTATATGCACCCCAACGGCCAGATTCCGGCCTACGAGTGGAACTTCGGGGACGTCAATCCGCCCGTGCATGCCTGGGCGGCCTGGCGGGTCTATAAAATCACCGGGGAACGCGGACACCGGGATCTGGATTTCCTCGAACGGGCCTTCCAGAAGTTGCTGATCAATTTCACCTGGTGGGTCAACCGCAAGGATCCCCAGGGCCACCACATCTTCGACGGTGGATTCCTCGGACTGGACAACATCGGCGTCTTCGACCGCTCCAAACCCCTACCCGGCGGCGGCCGGCTCCAACAGGCCGATGCCACCGCCTGGATGGGTTTTTATTGCCTGACCATGCTCTCGATGGCCTTGGAACTGGCCAAGACCCGCCCGTCCTACGAGGACATCGCCTCCAAATTCTTTGAACACTTCGTCGCCATTTGCGACGCCATCAACACCCTCGGGGACGACGGTCTCTGGGACGAGGAGGACGGCTTCTATTATGACCGGCTGAAAATGAACGGAAGTTCCATCCCCATGAAGATCCGTTCCATGGTCGGCCTGTTGCCGCTTTGTGCGGTGGAAATCCTCGACGAGGAAGCCATCCACCATCTGCCGGGTTTCCGCAAGCGGCTGGAATGGTTCCTCAAGCACCGGCCCGAACTGGCCCGGCACGTCGAGGTCAAAGGCGGCAAGCGGCTGCTCGCCCTGGCTTCGCGAAGACGTTTGGAACGCCTGCTTCCACGGTTGTTCGACGAGGCGGAATTCCTATCCCCCCACGGCCTGCGTTCGCTTTCCAAGGCCCATTCGGCACAGCCCTTTGTTTTCCGCCACCAGGGCGAGACGATGGAGGTGCGCTACCAACCGGGCGAATCGGACAGCGGGCTCTTCGGCGGCAATTCCAATTGGCGCGGGCCCGTCTGGTTTCCGGTCAATTACCTGCTCATCGAAGCGCTGGAGCGTTACCACCATTTTTATGGAGACAGCCTGGAAGTGGAGTTCCCCACCGGTTCCGGCAACCGCATCCCCCTGGACGGGGCCTCACAAGCCATTGAAAGAAAAATGGCCTCGATCTTTCTTCCCGGTCCGGATGGCAGGCGGCCCTGCCATGCCGCCCATTCCCCCTACGTACACAACCCGGCCTGGAAAGACCTGCTCCTGTTCCATGAGTATTTCCACGGGGATACCGGGCAGGGCTTGGGGGCTTCACACCAGACGGGCTGGACCGCCTTGGTGACCCGTTGTCTCAAAAGCGGCTGCGGGGCATAAGCAGCATGGGCGGCATGAGCGCCGCCGGCCGGGCATCGGGCTATTTGCTTTCGGCATCGACGCGGGCTTTATCCGCCACCGCATCCGCTTCCGCTTTTTTCCGGTCGGCATCCAGCCGGGCCTGCTCGGTGATCCGGCTGGCTTCGATGTTGGCCTTGTCGACGGTGGCATTGATGTCGGTTTGGATCGTCGCATCCTTGGCCTGCACATCGACGGCCAGCTTGCGGTTTTAGATGGATTCGAGGGTGGCATCCCGGTGTTCGTTGATGGCCGCTTTTTCTTGATTGCAGGCGGCCAGGGTCAGAACAATCAGGGCAGGGATGGCGAGGAGGGCATGGGGGGGTTGTTTCATTTCCGGGCGTTTCTTCAATATGCAACCAACCGGCCGGGTTGGTGCGTGGGGTGGTGATGGTGTCCAGCCACAGAGGCCGGGAGATCAGTCCCCGGCTCCGGCTGGATTCCATGATGGAATGACTTGCCGGGCTTCCCATGGGGTCAAACCCTGCTTTTCCAGACCGCCATCCGTCAAAATCGCTTGCCAGAAAACGGGGGTGGCTGTTGAGTTGTCTATGGCCCACCCCCCGACCTCCCCCGGCCAGGAAAGCAAAAGTTCCTATCTCGCGGCCGAAGCCTTCTTCGCGCGGCACTCCGCCGAGGCGCTGACCTACGACGACGTTTCCCTGGCCACCAATTACTCCGAGATCCTGCCCCGCGATGCCCGGCTCGTCACCCGGCTCTCCCAGGGACTGGAACTCCAACTGCCGATCATCTCGGCTGATATGGATACGGTCACCGAGTCGGAAATGGCCATCGGCATGGCCCTCAACGGCGGGCTGGGCCTGATCCATTACAACCTGAGCGAAAAACAACAGGTCAAGGAAGTCATCCGGGTCAAGAACCACATCAACGGACTGATCCAGGAACCCATCACTTTCGGGCCCGACCAGTTGATCGGCGATGTCATGGAATTGGTCGACGAACGCAATTTCAAATTCCGCACGTTCCCCATCGTGGATGAAAAAGGCATCCTGGTCGGCCTGCTCCCCAGCACGGTGGTGCGCCCGCGCTACGCGGCCAAAAGCATCCGCGAGGCCATGATGCCCCGCCGGAGCATCCTGACGATCCGCGAGGACCAACTCGGCAACAACCCCGTGGCCGCGGCCGATTTTTTCTTCAGCGAGCACCTCGGCATCCACAAGCTGCTGGTGGTTGATAAAGACGACAAACTCCGCGGCCTTTTCACCCTGTCCGACATCGAGCGCATCACGGAAGAGAACACCTCGCGCACCCGCGCCGCCCGCGACAGCCAATTCCGTTTGGTTTGCGGGGCGGCCATCGCGGCCGCACGCACGGCCACGGGCGAACTGGACAAGGCGCGCATCCTCGACCATGTCGGCCATCTGGTCGATGAGGGCCTGGATGCGGTGGCGGTTTCGACCGCACACGGCCACACCCGCGGCGTGGGCGACTCCGTGCGGATGATCCGCGATGCCTTCCCCGATTTGACCGTCATTGCCGGCAACGTCACCAGTGCGGAGGGTGTGGAATTCCTGGCCGATTGCGGGGCGGACGCGGTCAAGGTCGGACAAGGACCGGGTTCGATCTGCACCACCCGGATTGTCGCCGGGGTCGGCATCCCGCAGTTGACCGCACTCCATGTGGCCTCCCAGGCAAAAACGAAGAAGCCCGTCCGCATCATCGCCGACGGCGGAATCAACAAATCGGGCGACATCGTCAAGGCCTTGACCCTGGCCGACGCGGTCATTTGTGGCGGCATGCTGGCCGGCTGCCGCGAGGCACCGGGCAAGATCATTGAAATCAACGGCAAGTTGTACAAGCAATACCGCGGGATGGGCAGCCACGAGGCGATGAAGGCCGGGTCGGCGGCACGTTACGGCCATGAGAAGAAAGACCTCAACCGCAAGGCCGCGGCCGAGGGTGTGGAAGCCCTGAAGGAAATCTCCGGATCACTGGATGATACCCTGGCCCAGCTGGCCGGGGGCGTGCAGAGCGGCATGGGCTATCTGGGGGCGGCCGATTTGGCGCAACTCAAAAGCAAGGCCCGCTACGTGCGTGTCACCTCGGCCGGCCAGCGCGAGGCCGCACCGCACGACATCATCGAGATCAAGACCACCAAGGATTGAAGCCCGGTGCCCGCGACCTCAGGCGGCGGGCAGGCTGACGTAGAAGACGGCCCCTTTGCCGGGCTGGCTGTCGCAACCGGCCCGCCCCCCCATGGCCTCGGCCACCCGTTTGACGATGGACAATCCCAGCCCGTAGGAACTCTCCCCACCGGTGGGCCGCGCACTCAGCCGGGTGAAGCGCTGGAACAGACGGGTCTGGTCCTCCTTGGTCAGTCCCGGTCCCTCGTCGGCGACCTCGATGCGGAGGCGCTTCGCGTCCTCCGCGCGGCATCCCACCGCCACCCGGCTGCCCGGGGGTGAAAACTTGATGGCGTTGGAGACCAGGTTGTCGAGGATCTGGCGCAACCCATCGCGGTCGCCCACGACGGTGGCATTTTCCACCGCGCTGGGAGGGCATTCCAACCGGATGTTCTTGGCTTGGGCCACGGGTTGAAGACGGGCGGCGGTTTCTTGAAAAAGCCCCTCGAGGGAGACCTTTCCCGGGTTGTATTTCAGGCCACCATGGTCGATGGCCTCGATGTCGAGGAGGTTGCGAACCAGGGAAGTCATGTAGTTGAGGATCTGGTGGGCGTTGCGGATTTCCTCGTCCTGCTCCGTGGGCGGAAGGCCTCGCAGGTTTTCCAGGGTCAACATCAGGGAGGTCAGCGGGTTTTTCAGGTCATGGGCGGCCATGGCCATGAGTTTGTTTTTTTGGTCATTGGCCGCGGCCAGTTCATCGTGTGCGCGCTGCAATTCGGCCTCGATCCTCCTCCGCTCGGCCAGTTCTTCCGCCAGGAACCGGTTGCGGAGCACAAAGACCAGGGCCACCGTCACGGCGGCCAGAACCAGTCCCATGGCCCACCAACGGTAACGCTCCCAATCGATCAGGTTGCGCCCCTCGACCGTGATCCACTTGGCCAGGATTTCTTGTTTGCGGATGGCGGGAAATTTTTCCAAGGCCCCGTCCAAATGGGCCGACAGTGCGGGGTTGTCACGACGGGTGGCCAGCCGGAGATCGAAGGTGAATTCATCGATGCCGCCGATCTTGAGATTGGTCAGACCCCGGCTGCGGATGATGTGGTTGGCCGTGACCAGGTTTTCCATCGTGAAGTCGGCATCGCCCCGCGCCACTTTCATCAAGGCCTCTTCGATGGTCGAAGTGTAGACCAGTTGCCTTGAACCTCCCCGTTTTTCGAGATAGTTCGTGGTGATGTAATCGCGCGGCATCGCCCCGCGTTCGTCCTTCAACTGCGCCAGCGCCGTGAGGAAGGGGGCGTTGTTGCGGACGACGATGGCCACCGGGACCGCCAAGTAGGTCCGGGTGAAAGCGAGGCTTTTTTCCCGCTCTTCCGAACGCGCGGTGCCGGTGAGGACATCCACCCGCCCCTCAGCCATCATTCGGAGACAAGTGCTCCAATCCTCGGCGGGCACCCATTCCACTTCCAAGCCGGCAGAACGGGCAACTTCTTCGAAGAGATCAATGTCCAGACCGGCCAGTCTTCCATCGCCGTTCCGGAATGAAAAAGGCGGCCACGCCGGATCGGCGGAGGCACGGATCACGCGGGAGGCCGGGTCCACCACCCCGTTGGGTGCCGCTTCAGTGTTTTCAAGGGGATGCGCCTTTGCCGGTCCTGCCGTCAGAAGGAGAAGGAATCCCGAGCTGGCCAAAAAAAGCCCGGCCGCGCCATAACGCAGCGCTCGAGCATGCCGCCACGGGAGCAGAGCCTTCACCGCGCGAGGTTGCCAGAAGGAGAAGCAAAGCCAAGCCCAGCTTCCGCACCTTCCAGGGGATCGCACTCATCCCATCGCTTCCCCGCCCTCGCCCGGCCAGGGTCATCATTTTTCTTGTCTAAACCGAACGGTCAACTATGTTTCACCCATGCGCTGTGGATCGGATTCCAAAGAAAAGCTGCTGCGAACCATGATCGAACTGATCTGGGAGAGCAGTTACGGCTCGGCCAGCGTCGATGATATCTGCAACCACGCTGGAGTGAAGAAAGGCAGCTTCTATCATTTTTACCCCTCCAAAGCGGATTTGGCGGCTGCCGCCATGGAGCACCACTGGCAGGAACGGGAGCCCGAAATGGATCAGATCTTTTCCTCCCAGGTCTCCCCTTGGGAGCGGCTTTCCCGTCTGGCCAAGGGCCTACTGGAAACCCAACGCGAGAAGCAGCGCACCTGCGGCAAGGTGCTCGGCTGCCCCTTTTTCACCATCGGGGTGGAAATGAGCACCCAGGAAGAAAAGCTCCGTCTGCAAACCGAACGCATGAACCAGCGCTACCTGCGCTATTACGAATCCGCCATCCGGGAGGGCATCGCCCTGGGCGAGATGGCTCCGGGAGACCCCGTGACCAAGGCACGCCAGGCCTATGCCTACGTCATGGGTCTGCTTTTACAGGCCAAAGTCCTCAACGAAACCAGCCCCTTGGAGTTGATCGAGCCGGGCCTCCACTCCCTTCTGGGAGTTCGCCTTCCTTTCGCCCAAGCCGCCTGAAACTTTTTGTCACACAAGTTAAACCAACCAGTCAACTAAATGCCATGAACACCCCACTCACCGCCTCCGAACCCACGGCCTATCCGGCCCTCTTCCAACCTCTGCAACTGGGCGAACTCACGGTCCCCAACCGTGTCTTCATGGCCCCCCTGACCCGCATGCGGGCCGGGGAAGGCCGGGTCCCGACCGACCTCAATGCCGAATACTACCGCCAGCGCTCATCGGCCGGTCTCATCATCAGCGAGGCCACCGTCATCTCCGAGCGCGGCAACGGTTATCCTAACACTCCAGGCATCCACACCGATGCCCAACTCGAAGGCTGGAAGAAAGTGACCACCGCCGTCCACTCGGCCGGTGGCCGGATCTTCCTCCAACTCTGGCACTGTGGCCGCGTCGGCCACTCCTCGCACTACAGCGATGGCCAACCCGCCGTGGCCCCCTCTGCCGTGAAAATCACCCGCGGCCAGGCCGCCACCTCCAGCGGCTACCAACCCCACGAAACTCCACGCGCCCTGGAGCTTTCGGAAATACCCGGACTCATCGAGGACTACCGCCGCGGCGCCCTGCGCGCCAAGGCCGCGGGATTCGACGGCGTGGAAATCCACAACGCCAACGGCTATCTGCTCGACCAGTTCCTCCGGGACGGCACCAACCACCGCACCGATGCCTACGGCGGCAGCGTGCAAAACCGAGCCCGACTGACCTTGGAAGTCACCGAAGCCGTGGTTTCGGTCTGGGGTGCGGGACGCGTCGGTATCCGTTTTTCCCCATCGGGTGTCTTCAACGACATGCACGACTCCGATCCCTATGCCACCTTCGGCCATGTGATCCGGGAACTGCAGCCCTACGGCCTGGCCTACCTCCACATCACCGAGGTAACGGCCCAGGACATCGCCCATGGGGCCAAAGAAGGCGTCGGTCCGCGCGAACTCCGGCCATTCGTCAAAACCAACCTCGTCACCGCCGGCGGCTTCACCGCCGCCAAGGCTTCGGAATACCTCTCCGAAGGCATCGCTGAAGCTGTGGCTTTCGGTGTTCCGTTCATCGCCAACCCCGACCTCCCCGAGCGCTTCCGCCGCAACGCCCCGTTGAACGAGCCCGACGAGTCCACCTTCTACTCGCCCGGGCCGAAGGGCTACACGGACTATCCCACTCTCGCTTGACCCAACAAACCCAGAAAGAACCAACCCCATGAATCTCCTCGAAAACAAAACCGCCCTCATCACCGGAGGCACCTCCGGTATCGGACGTTCCACCGCCCTCCGCTTCGCCCGTGAAGGCGCCCATGTCGTCGTTTCCGGCCGCCGCGAATCCGAGGGCCAGGCCGTCGTCGCCGAAATCAAACAAGCGGGCGGTGACGCCATCTTCGTCCGTGCCGATGTTTCCATCGAAGCCGATGTGAAGAACCTCGTCGAAACCACCCTGAATCATTACGGCCGTCTCGATATCGCCTTCAACAACGCGGGTGTGGAGTGGATGGGACCGCTGGACCAGGCCGATGAGGCCTCCTACCGACGGATCTTCGAGATCAATGTCTGGGGCGTGCTCTCCTCGATGAAACATGAAATCCCCGCCATGCTCCAAAGCGGCGGCGGATCGATCATCAACACCTCCAGCGTGGCCGGTCACAATGGCATGGCCCAGGTCAGCATTTACGTGGCCGCGAAGCATGCCGTGGAAGGTCTGACCAAATCGGTCGCCCTGGAATTCGCCAAGCAAAACATCCGCGTCAATGCCGTGGCCCCCGCCGCCATTGAGACCGAAATGGTCGACCGCTTCGCCGGCAAGGAAGGCGAGATGCGCCAGTATCTCGCCGGCCTGCATCCGGTCGGACGCATGGGTCTGCCCGGGGAGATCGCGGATGCGGTGACCTTCCTCGCATCCGACCAGTCCTCCTTCATCACCGGACACAGCCTGCTCGTCGACGGCGGCTGGACGGCCCAATAATCCAACAAACCAACCAACAAAAGTTAACGAAGGAAACGAAGCAAGGTACAGGGTGGGAATCCCAACCATGAGATCTGTATTGCTCCGTTGACTTTATTCTCTCCTGTTCAATCACCCCCATGAACATCCTCCTCGTCCACGCCCACCACGAACCGCAGAGCTTTTCCAGCGCCTTGGCCCGCCAAGCGGCGGCCACCCTGGAAGCAGCCGGTCACACCGTCACTTGGTCCGACCTCCCGGCCATGGGATTCAATCCCTTTTCCGGCAGGAACAATTTCACCACGGTGAAAAATCCCGATTACCTCAAGCAGCAGGTTGAGGAAATGCACGCCACGGAAAACAACGGATTCGCCCCGGAACTCGAGGCGGAGATCCGCAAACTGGAAGCCTGCGACGCCCTCATCTTCTCATTCCCGCTCTGGTGGTTCGGCATGCCGGCCATCCTCAAGGGCTGGGTCGACCGCGTCTACGCCATGGGCCGGATCTACGGCGGCCCGAAGCTTTACGAGAACGGGACCGGTCAGAGCCGCAAGCGGGCCATGGTCCTGATGACCACCGGTGGGGGCCCGGTCGCCTACAGCGGCCACGGGTTCAATCCTTCCATGGAAACTGTGCTCACGCCCATCCACCACGGGATCTTTTGGTTCAATGGATTCCTGCCCCTGGATCCTTTCATCGCCTGGTCCCCTGTCCGGCTCGAAGATGCGCAACGCAAGGAAATCCTGGCCCAACTCGACCGCCGCCTTGCCACCTTCTTCACCGAGGAACCGCGGAAGCTGCCTCCACTGGCCGATTTCCCCGAATATGGCGCGGACCGCAAGAAGCGCCTCCAGGTCATCGTCACGCGCACCCAGCCGGTGGACGACGGCTACCGCGCGCGCATCCCGGCGGAGCAGGCCACCGTGGCGGCCTGGATAAAGGACGGACGTCTGCTATCCTTCACCATGACTCCGGTCGATGCCGCCGACTGGAGGGCGTTCCTCACGTTCCGGGCCGAAGGCAAGGCAGAGGTGAACTCCTGGCTCCAGGAACTTCCGCTGGCCCCCTGGCTGGAATTCCAAATCCACGAGCTTTCCGATAACCCATAACCATCCATAACAACAAACCATATGAATCCCCAATTAAAACTCCTCGCCAAAGACCTGACCAAGGAATTCCCCCGCAGCCCGCGTGAACTGCTGGCGGGTTACGTCATCGCCGCCCGTTGTCTCGACAAATGCCGCTCGGTCCTTGCCCGCACGGCCGGCGAATACCACTCCGGTTGTCCCCTCGACCTTTTCTTCCTCGAATTCGTCGGCATTCCCTATGATGACTTCAAGGCCCAGGTCGCAACCGGTGCGACGGATTCCGAAGTGGCGGCTTGGATCGAAAACAGGGCGGTCAAACGCCCACGCATCGAAGTCATCAAATGGAATAATGAGTGGCGCGACAAAACCCTGAGCCAACTTCCGGATGCCCTTCAGGAATACATGGAGGACTACATCCCAAAATTCATCCGTCGCAACCGCCCGGTCTATCACTTCTTCGATATCTACGACATCGAAGAACAGCGGCTCTGAGCCGGGAGCGCCGGATCAGGGGGTGGTTCCGGCGTCGGCTTTGATGCCGGAAAAGGCCAGGGACACCTGCACATCATCGCCGATCGGACCGATGGAATAGTTCATTCCAAAGTCGCTGCGTTTGATGACAAAAGTGGTTTCGCCACCGCGGCGGGTTTCTCCCTGCATGCCCTTGACTTCGTCCGTGCCGGTGAACTCCACCGTCAGGGGCTTGGTCGTGCCGAGAAGCGTGAAGTCGCCGGTGACTTTATAGGTATTGTCCCCGGTTTTTTCGACTTTGGTGCTTTTGAAAGAGAGGGTGGGAAATTTTTCCACATTGA
This window of the Candidatus Methylacidiphilales bacterium genome carries:
- a CDS encoding helix-turn-helix domain-containing protein, which encodes MRGFRPLLFSQLDASAGGVRLLRLSVNRHLPAHQEVEAHRHRHAQALLYLTGRGEQEVHGRKHPVAPGTLVLVGPDVPHAFHRTTPRAPLCLVMDYRDPRGETAVVRLPALMMREIRDGLHHLAGLRQNADTAVESAGWALVLLGKLRVLSQNGSRLPPRGGIRARLEKRLAEPGSWALPIAVLARQCGYQQDYLNRKVKEETGLTLNQYRARVRLDRARAVLAAGGRSAAAAEAAGFDDANYFTRWFRQQTGTPPATWRRKVSESGRAAVAAAPRPV
- a CDS encoding IMP dehydrogenase, which codes for MAHPPTSPGQESKSSYLAAEAFFARHSAEALTYDDVSLATNYSEILPRDARLVTRLSQGLELQLPIISADMDTVTESEMAIGMALNGGLGLIHYNLSEKQQVKEVIRVKNHINGLIQEPITFGPDQLIGDVMELVDERNFKFRTFPIVDEKGILVGLLPSTVVRPRYAAKSIREAMMPRRSILTIREDQLGNNPVAAADFFFSEHLGIHKLLVVDKDDKLRGLFTLSDIERITEENTSRTRAARDSQFRLVCGAAIAAARTATGELDKARILDHVGHLVDEGLDAVAVSTAHGHTRGVGDSVRMIRDAFPDLTVIAGNVTSAEGVEFLADCGADAVKVGQGPGSICTTRIVAGVGIPQLTALHVASQAKTKKPVRIIADGGINKSGDIVKALTLADAVICGGMLAGCREAPGKIIEINGKLYKQYRGMGSHEAMKAGSAARYGHEKKDLNRKAAAEGVEALKEISGSLDDTLAQLAGGVQSGMGYLGAADLAQLKSKARYVRVTSAGQREAAPHDIIEIKTTKD
- a CDS encoding transporter substrate-binding domain-containing protein, giving the protein MKALLPWRHARALRYGAAGLFLASSGFLLLLTAGPAKAHPLENTEAAPNGVVDPASRVIRASADPAWPPFSFRNGDGRLAGLDIDLFEEVARSAGLEVEWVPAEDWSTCLRMMAEGRVDVLTGTARSEEREKSLAFTRTYLAVPVAIVVRNNAPFLTALAQLKDERGAMPRDYITTNYLEKRGGSRQLVYTSTIEEALMKVARGDADFTMENLVTANHIIRSRGLTNLKIGGIDEFTFDLRLATRRDNPALSAHLDGALEKFPAIRKQEILAKWITVEGRNLIDWERYRWWAMGLVLAAVTVALVFVLRNRFLAEELAERRRIEAELQRAHDELAAANDQKNKLMAMAAHDLKNPLTSLMLTLENLRGLPPTEQDEEIRNAHQILNYMTSLVRNLLDIEAIDHGGLKYNPGKVSLEGLFQETAARLQPVAQAKNIRLECPPSAVENATVVGDRDGLRQILDNLVSNAIKFSPPGSRVAVGCRAEDAKRLRIEVADEGPGLTKEDQTRLFQRFTRLSARPTGGESSYGLGLSIVKRVAEAMGGRAGCDSQPGKGAVFYVSLPAA
- a CDS encoding TetR/AcrR family transcriptional regulator; the protein is MRCGSDSKEKLLRTMIELIWESSYGSASVDDICNHAGVKKGSFYHFYPSKADLAAAAMEHHWQEREPEMDQIFSSQVSPWERLSRLAKGLLETQREKQRTCGKVLGCPFFTIGVEMSTQEEKLRLQTERMNQRYLRYYESAIREGIALGEMAPGDPVTKARQAYAYVMGLLLQAKVLNETSPLELIEPGLHSLLGVRLPFAQAA
- a CDS encoding alkene reductase — translated: MNTPLTASEPTAYPALFQPLQLGELTVPNRVFMAPLTRMRAGEGRVPTDLNAEYYRQRSSAGLIISEATVISERGNGYPNTPGIHTDAQLEGWKKVTTAVHSAGGRIFLQLWHCGRVGHSSHYSDGQPAVAPSAVKITRGQAATSSGYQPHETPRALELSEIPGLIEDYRRGALRAKAAGFDGVEIHNANGYLLDQFLRDGTNHRTDAYGGSVQNRARLTLEVTEAVVSVWGAGRVGIRFSPSGVFNDMHDSDPYATFGHVIRELQPYGLAYLHITEVTAQDIAHGAKEGVGPRELRPFVKTNLVTAGGFTAAKASEYLSEGIAEAVAFGVPFIANPDLPERFRRNAPLNEPDESTFYSPGPKGYTDYPTLA
- a CDS encoding SDR family oxidoreductase — its product is MNLLENKTALITGGTSGIGRSTALRFAREGAHVVVSGRRESEGQAVVAEIKQAGGDAIFVRADVSIEADVKNLVETTLNHYGRLDIAFNNAGVEWMGPLDQADEASYRRIFEINVWGVLSSMKHEIPAMLQSGGGSIINTSSVAGHNGMAQVSIYVAAKHAVEGLTKSVALEFAKQNIRVNAVAPAAIETEMVDRFAGKEGEMRQYLAGLHPVGRMGLPGEIADAVTFLASDQSSFITGHSLLVDGGWTAQ
- a CDS encoding NAD(P)H-dependent oxidoreductase: MNILLVHAHHEPQSFSSALARQAAATLEAAGHTVTWSDLPAMGFNPFSGRNNFTTVKNPDYLKQQVEEMHATENNGFAPELEAEIRKLEACDALIFSFPLWWFGMPAILKGWVDRVYAMGRIYGGPKLYENGTGQSRKRAMVLMTTGGGPVAYSGHGFNPSMETVLTPIHHGIFWFNGFLPLDPFIAWSPVRLEDAQRKEILAQLDRRLATFFTEEPRKLPPLADFPEYGADRKKRLQVIVTRTQPVDDGYRARIPAEQATVAAWIKDGRLLSFTMTPVDAADWRAFLTFRAEGKAEVNSWLQELPLAPWLEFQIHELSDNP
- a CDS encoding DUF5069 domain-containing protein, coding for MNPQLKLLAKDLTKEFPRSPRELLAGYVIAARCLDKCRSVLARTAGEYHSGCPLDLFFLEFVGIPYDDFKAQVATGATDSEVAAWIENRAVKRPRIEVIKWNNEWRDKTLSQLPDALQEYMEDYIPKFIRRNRPVYHFFDIYDIEEQRL
- a CDS encoding YceI family protein, which gives rise to MKKITRFSALILLPLLLVSPAVAAPQVFKIDPVHSSVGFKIRHLGISWVTGSFKEFEGQVSFDPEKPEASSVVVTVQAASVDTGSAKRDAHLKKPELFNVEKFPTLSFKSTKVEKTGDNTYKVTGDFTLLGTTKPLTVEFTGTDEVKGMQGETRRGGETTFVIKRSDFGMNYSIGPIGDDVQVSLAFSGIKADAGTTP